The following coding sequences are from one Aliarcobacter skirrowii CCUG 10374 window:
- a CDS encoding type IV secretion system protein, with protein MFQQFYGQIVTTLNAFMDDKYQAFIEAFKPLAVVILTIYIIIVSWILLTGRSEKGKELFITVLLATFIIGIVFSYGVYKSWIMDTILNQTFKLQGFFLTMDGSLPSQVFNSMDKTFELLFGKLEKLEEEAGFFSARGWALATCTIGLKLTYGILYLVFAVLIIFSTFAIYVFFVIGGIPLFFAIMPQTRFIFWAWLRAIMNYTLIPIFTAIVMAISLKFLSAVVNDLIAMDIEKNGVWNIAVANAYFIGALAIFFHLKAPEFAAALTGGQPSGIGGFFTTVAGIGASTYAVSKFGVSKGWATAKGAYNTPKAISSTYNEVKNVGAKAAETAINVKNAFSKSRGV; from the coding sequence ATGTTTCAGCAATTTTATGGACAAATAGTAACAACTTTAAATGCTTTTATGGATGATAAATATCAAGCCTTTATAGAAGCATTTAAACCATTAGCTGTAGTTATTTTAACTATATATATAATCATTGTTTCGTGGATACTTCTAACTGGAAGAAGTGAAAAAGGAAAAGAGCTGTTTATTACAGTTCTTCTTGCAACTTTTATAATTGGAATTGTTTTTAGTTATGGAGTTTATAAAAGTTGGATAATGGACACTATTTTAAATCAAACATTTAAACTACAAGGCTTTTTTTTAACTATGGATGGTAGTTTACCATCTCAAGTTTTTAATAGTATGGATAAAACTTTTGAATTACTTTTTGGAAAACTTGAAAAACTTGAAGAAGAAGCTGGTTTTTTTAGTGCTAGAGGATGGGCTTTAGCTACATGCACTATAGGATTAAAATTAACATATGGAATTTTGTATCTAGTTTTTGCGGTTCTTATAATATTCTCTACATTTGCAATATATGTATTTTTTGTAATTGGTGGAATTCCATTATTTTTTGCAATCATGCCACAAACTAGATTTATTTTTTGGGCATGGCTAAGAGCTATTATGAACTATACTCTAATACCAATCTTTACAGCTATTGTTATGGCTATAAGCTTAAAATTTTTAAGTGCAGTAGTTAATGATTTAATTGCTATGGATATAGAAAAAAATGGTGTTTGGAATATTGCTGTTGCAAATGCTTACTTTATTGGAGCATTAGCTATCTTTTTTCATTTGAAAGCACCTGAATTTGCAGCAGCTTTAACTGGTGGACAACCTTCTGGAATTGGTGGTTTTTTTACAACTGTTGCTGGAATTGGTGCTAGTACTTATGCTGTAAGTAAATTTGGAGTTTCTAAAGGATGGGCAACAGCAAAAGGAGCATATAACACACCTAAAGCAATATCTTCTACATACAATGAAGTTAAAAATGTAGGTGCAAAAGCTGCTGAAACTGCAATCAATGTAAAAAACGCATTTTCTAAATCAAGAGGAGTTTAA
- a CDS encoding TrbG/VirB9 family P-type conjugative transfer protein, with the protein MKKILMIALLLIQSAYAFRDETSLSDNNTNQDMFPSSLNSVQKAFNTSNMHENVAVYKYEDENTYKVRLRTAVETMFVLPPGEKIISYSLGDSLVFKYKPIIVKNYQTENLFTVRPQTAGADTNLIVVGASGKIYKFYLRADNHDSPFLPIFTIYISKDGKIPSPKPLKTDFESLEISSENKKELSHFLSNKVEMQNANFGYISLNGSDDIKPDTVFDDGKFTYFYFKSQNGKIKNLPVVYRVVDDYDTPVNSRIEGDFIIAETLSKRWTLRSGTAHHCIKRED; encoded by the coding sequence ATGAAAAAAATTTTAATGATTGCACTATTACTTATACAATCTGCATATGCATTTAGAGATGAAACATCATTAAGTGATAACAATACAAATCAAGATATGTTTCCATCATCTTTAAATAGTGTTCAAAAAGCTTTTAACACATCAAATATGCACGAAAATGTAGCTGTTTATAAATATGAAGATGAGAATACTTATAAAGTTCGACTTAGAACAGCAGTTGAAACAATGTTTGTTTTACCACCTGGTGAAAAAATAATTAGCTACTCTTTAGGAGATAGTTTAGTTTTTAAATATAAACCAATTATTGTAAAAAACTATCAAACTGAAAATTTATTTACAGTTCGACCTCAAACAGCTGGAGCTGATACAAATTTAATTGTTGTTGGTGCTAGTGGAAAAATTTATAAGTTCTACCTAAGAGCTGACAATCACGATAGTCCATTTTTACCAATATTTACAATCTATATAAGCAAAGATGGGAAAATACCATCTCCTAAACCACTTAAAACTGATTTTGAAAGTTTAGAAATATCTAGTGAAAATAAAAAAGAGTTATCTCATTTTTTAAGTAATAAAGTAGAAATGCAAAATGCAAATTTTGGATATATCTCATTAAATGGAAGTGATGATATAAAGCCTGATACAGTTTTTGATGATGGTAAATTCACATATTTCTATTTTAAATCACAAAATGGAAAAATTAAAAATCTACCAGTTGTATATAGAGTAGTTGATGATTATGATACTCCAGTTAATTCTAGAATAGAAGGAGATTTTATAATTGCTGAAACATTATCTAAAAGATGGACTTTAAGAAGTGGAACAGCTCATCACTGTATAAAAAGAGAAGATTAA
- a CDS encoding TrbI/VirB10 family protein: protein MKSKIRNFNKNSLDKKKLILIAIVVLASIAIIAFIIKLAFFNKVIEDDLNVYSEIDPSFFSQIEEPPPPPKVEKPKPVKKVVKKAPPPPPPPPRDVFVQNQIISNPNKELIDKINKQRFKSGKTMALTQNEKGYGFTRMEGHYKIDTDKASESVYLNRVITADRMIPALLINELVSDIEGKLTAQIEDDIYGFHGRDILIPKGSKAVGRYLPLQRIGDERLIATWDRIITPEGVNINLKDSQLADTMGRSGGYGEIDRRLSERYGLSILLSTINAAVGYAISKQSSDPNQAYTATTYTNGIAEVSGQILKEQLNVKPRITMRAGTRIFINPVHDIYFPMNSSGTVLPSPYYNEKGDRK from the coding sequence ATGAAATCTAAAATTAGAAATTTCAATAAAAACTCTTTAGATAAAAAGAAATTAATCTTAATTGCAATAGTTGTTTTAGCTTCTATTGCAATAATTGCATTTATAATCAAATTAGCTTTTTTTAATAAAGTAATAGAAGATGATTTAAATGTTTATAGTGAAATAGATCCATCTTTTTTTAGTCAAATAGAAGAGCCTCCACCTCCTCCTAAAGTTGAAAAACCTAAGCCAGTTAAAAAGGTGGTGAAAAAAGCTCCACCTCCTCCACCACCTCCTCCAAGAGATGTATTTGTTCAAAATCAAATTATCTCTAATCCAAACAAAGAACTAATTGATAAAATCAATAAGCAAAGGTTTAAAAGTGGTAAAACTATGGCTTTAACACAAAATGAAAAAGGTTATGGATTTACACGAATGGAAGGTCACTATAAAATTGATACAGATAAAGCTAGTGAGAGTGTATATCTAAATAGAGTTATTACAGCTGATAGAATGATACCAGCTCTTTTAATAAATGAACTTGTTTCTGATATTGAAGGTAAATTAACAGCACAAATTGAAGATGATATTTACGGATTCCATGGTAGAGATATTTTAATTCCAAAAGGTTCAAAAGCAGTTGGGAGATATTTACCTCTTCAAAGAATAGGAGATGAGAGATTAATAGCTACATGGGATAGAATAATTACTCCTGAAGGAGTAAATATTAATTTAAAAGATTCACAATTGGCTGATACAATGGGAAGAAGTGGTGGTTATGGAGAGATTGATAGAAGGCTTTCAGAAAGATATGGTCTATCAATTTTACTATCAACTATTAATGCAGCTGTTGGGTATGCAATTAGTAAACAATCAAGTGATCCAAATCAAGCTTACACTGCAACTACTTATACAAATGGTATTGCTGAAGTTTCTGGACAAATTTTAAAGGAGCAATTAAATGTAAAACCTAGAATAACAATGAGAGCTGGAACTAGAATTTTTATAAATCCAGTTCATGACATATATTTTCCTATGAATTCAAGTGGTACGGTCTTGCCAAGTCCATATTACAACGAAAAAGGAGATAGAAAATGA
- a CDS encoding type IV secretion system protein — protein MADKEIELISPVAYKAAMVNNVLLQRVIVALLGIVLILGIVIISLFPLKDTKVKVVEFVDGTSNFVRVIEPNQNIQSDSLLINYFVKKYVVDRETWNKVDEQIRYEYIKSVSNEKTWNDMIAIFTHSKSPYAKNDFKRAIKILRVSELSHNIRQVEFETNDTYGAGTTSQKQSKGYWVATLKMSFKTRDVNYEDKDFNPLGLIVEEYSIAQRK, from the coding sequence ATGGCGGATAAAGAAATTGAACTTATAAGTCCTGTTGCATATAAAGCAGCAATGGTTAATAATGTTCTTCTACAGCGAGTAATAGTTGCCTTATTAGGTATTGTATTAATTTTAGGAATAGTGATTATTTCACTATTTCCATTAAAAGATACAAAAGTAAAGGTTGTTGAATTTGTAGATGGAACTTCTAATTTCGTAAGAGTCATAGAACCAAACCAAAATATTCAATCAGATAGTTTATTGATTAATTACTTTGTTAAAAAATATGTTGTTGATAGAGAAACATGGAATAAAGTAGATGAACAAATTCGATATGAATATATAAAGTCTGTATCAAATGAAAAAACTTGGAATGATATGATTGCAATTTTTACTCATTCAAAATCACCTTATGCAAAAAATGATTTTAAAAGAGCTATAAAAATTTTAAGAGTTAGTGAACTAAGTCATAATATACGACAAGTTGAATTTGAAACAAATGATACATATGGGGCTGGTACAACTTCTCAAAAACAGTCAAAAGGTTATTGGGTTGCAACTCTAAAAATGAGTTTTAAAACTAGAGATGTAAATTACGAAGATAAAGATTTTAATCCACTTGGATTAATAGTTGAAGAATATTCTATAGCACAAAGGAAGTAA